The nucleotide window aCTAATGCATGAATATTAAGCGTAACATAATTTGTGTATCactaaaaaagtttttttattaaaaaattgtccttATGCTTATTATTCTGGATGCCCTTATTTTTTCGAAGGGAAATTAACAGaggaattataaaataaattatttatgttattaaataagatgataaaaaaaaaaagtattttatatgtatgttttATCGTTTACGACAAACTAGTAtgttttacaattatttaataattttaccaAATTTTATTGTAAGcatgaaaattatattaaatttattcatgCAGTACAAATGTTTTTACAGATAGCGCAATACGGATAAAAggcaaaaacaaataataaaattaaactaTTGTTtagtttttacaaaaaaaaaaatatatagaatgtatatattaaaaaatatacatacatttatCAGCAATcaagtatatttatattagcattataatttttacattgcTACAAAATGTGCTTAAGCaaattagtaaaaaatttagcgcttaatataaaattagcaTATAATGCTTATACAAAATAACATCAATAACGGAATTTATTATgaaatgtgaataatttaacaaactataattattttggtaataatacataaaaaagagaatCATTCTAAATTAGACAATGGTATACATATAAGTTCACccaattttttactatataattAATCTCAAATTAGCGAATgcttgaaaaatatataatatatattatttcacatatataaagaggaaaatataatttatgatGCAAACGTATCCTTATGGactaatataattaattttttttaaatgatggTTATCATTTTAGTGCgatgaatatatattcatatcaATATTTGGAATATCCGGAAATGATGAATTAACAGACTGGGTAAAATatccatatatattaaaatttaattagaactatttctttttgtgttataatgtaatatctatgtagtatatttttatgagcaTAAGATTAGTGTCTCATAGAGAGCATTTATTAGCTTTTACTAATTTCTATACCCAAAAGTATCTGCTTCttaggaattattttttgttataatattcataatatttttatattcatatttataataacaatatatgTATAGCTCCTttgaaattattattaatgatTCAAAATTGctattatatatagtatattatttgtacaattttacTATGATAtagacattttaaattaatgtatttttgatcttcaatttttgtatatatttcttctaattatttataacgaaatacattattttattcatgaTAGTTATTATTGAATCgtgctttctttttattaatgcAGTTCACTCAGTCGTTAACGTTTGAATCTGTAgcttaaattattttttctatgctAATATTTTTGATTGTGTTTtagttattattatataataatatttttgtattattataactttattaatattttatcgtaattttaaataatttttttactgttatatttttatttactgcCACAATAAGTCTTCATTAAGTATGATAGGCTATATGATAATTTCTGTTCCCATTATTTTGATGAGATATATTAGTTTTGCTTTTCGAATTTggtatttctttatttaaactttccttcatattttttctcttccctttttgagcATTTATGCATGAGCACACTGTAGTAAACTAATagtaagggaaaaaattatatattaataatacagcaattataacataataatttttatatgaaactgtataattaaaattttatcataataattatatttttaataaaaaaaatttctaccTTTATacagaataaataaaaggaaacaaaaggttaatataataatagacGGAATTGTAATAAGAACAATGAtgttaactttttttgtgGATGGTAAGTATATGTCTACATTGTTACAATTAGTTCCATTTTGCATATGTTGATTATATGTATTTCTAAATTCTTCTAGTGCTTCACAATAATTTCGTTGAGTGCCATCTTCACATTTCTTTATGTAcgttttatatgaatttgcacattttcgAACACATTTACATTCATTATTCTCTTTTGGATCACTTGATGCTTTATATGTATCAAAATCCTTGTATAGTGTAATTAGTTCATTAAGTTTTTTATAAGTTTCATAATTAACGTCCTCTTTATGCTCATTACATATTACCAAATCGAAATTATGCTCATCATACAATTTTTGAAGTTCAATGTACAGTGATAATGTAGTGTAACCAGAaagtaaattataaattgcTTGGTCATATAACAAGTAGTTTAAGtatttacaacattttgGTATATCAAGGGATTCAGAATTTActtttacataatttaagTAGTTCTTAACTTTTGAACACACCTTCCTAAAACATTCTTGGCTACCCTGCTCTACATCAGGATCGAAATGAGATAAAATGTAGTCTTCGCATATATCATTAATAGAAGTTTCATCTGTAGTTCTGTCATAATATATGTCTTTATATTTAGAATACGTACTTACAAAATTATActatggaagaaaaaaatagtagaaaaaaaaaccataaaaaaatttagcatATTGAAGAcctatttttatgcattattaaaaattagaatattttaatgtttatTATCATAAATATGGGTGTACAATGGAATGTTCCATCCTCGAAggcaatttaattttatattgtagAATTATgcgaaataaataaatt belongs to Plasmodium vivax chromosome 3, whole genome shotgun sequence and includes:
- a CDS encoding variable surface protein Vir9-like (encoded by transcript PVX_000020A) — its product is MLNFFMVFFSTIFFFHKQGSQECFRKVCSKVKNYLNYVKVNSESLDIPKCCKYLNYLLYDQAIYNLLSGYTTLSLYIELQKLYDEHNFDLVICNEHKEDVNYETYKKLNELITLYKDFDTYKASSDPKENNECKCVRKCANSYKTYIKKCEDGTQRNYCEALEEFRNTYNQHMQNGTNCNNVDIYLPSTKKVNIIVLITIPSIIILTFCFLLFILVLMHKCSKREEKKYEGKFK